The Mycolicibacterium boenickei genome has a segment encoding these proteins:
- a CDS encoding excalibur calcium-binding domain-containing protein: MRLLTLTLACAAATSSLLVAPAANAYPNCAAARAAGAAPLYAGQPGYSAKLDRDGDGIACETGGGSVSGSVSGGGGLPLYGSAPAQAGPATSGTGYTTVVRWTGANCIDITAPSGSAGTLQTGSHCGGQATLFSSGVGDQMIGADPAIGDASSLSCEILTGRLMDSGTAGDGRDVNCLTRPSALS, from the coding sequence ATGCGCCTGCTCACTCTCACCCTGGCCTGCGCTGCAGCAACGAGCAGCCTCCTCGTGGCGCCCGCCGCCAACGCCTACCCGAATTGTGCTGCCGCCCGCGCCGCCGGCGCCGCTCCCCTCTACGCGGGGCAACCCGGATACAGCGCGAAGCTTGACCGCGACGGTGATGGCATTGCGTGCGAGACCGGAGGCGGATCTGTGTCGGGCAGCGTGTCGGGCGGCGGTGGGCTTCCGCTATATGGCAGCGCTCCGGCCCAGGCCGGTCCGGCCACAAGTGGGACCGGCTACACCACGGTCGTCCGATGGACCGGCGCGAACTGCATCGACATCACCGCCCCATCCGGATCGGCGGGCACTCTGCAAACCGGCTCGCACTGCGGCGGCCAGGCGACATTGTTCAGTTCCGGTGTCGGCGACCAGATGATCGGAGCCGATCCGGCCATCGGCGACGCTTCGAGCCTGTCGTGCGAGATCCTCACCGGTCGGCTGATGGATTCAGGAACCGCCGGCGACGGGCGCGACGTGAACTGCCTGACGCGCCCGAGCGCACTCTCGTAG
- a CDS encoding bifunctional FO biosynthesis protein CofGH: protein MALNPQHGADLPIPVVPPKPAPTSAALRRVLRRARDGVTLNVDEAAIAMTARGEDLADLCASAARVRDAGLESAGRRGANGRLPVSYSRKVFIPVTHLCRDTCHYCTFVTVPGKLRAQGMGMYMEPDEILEVARQGAELGCKEALFTLGDRPEDRWDEARQWLDERGYDSTLDYVRAMAIRVLEETGLLPHLNPGVMSWSELSRLKPVAPSMGMMLETTSRRLFEVKGEAHYGSPDKDPAVRLRTLDDAGRLSIPFTTGLLVGIGETLTERAETMHAIRKSHKEFGHVQEVIVQNFRAKDHTAMASTPDAGIDDFIATIAVTRLVLGPKMRIQAPPNLVSRDECLALIGAGVDDWGGVSPLTPDHVNPERPWPALDDLADVTAQAGYDLVQRLTAQPQYVQAGAAWIDPRVRGHVDALADPDTGFALEVNPVGRPWQEPDEASESLGRIDLHSAIDSEGRLTETRSDLDSAFGDWESIRAKVHELAARAPERIDTDVLAALRSAERDPGGCSDDEYLALATADGPALEAVTALADSLRRDAVGDDVTFVVNRNINFTNICYTGCRFCAFAQRKGDADAYSLSTDEVADRAWEAHVAGATEVCMQGGIDPELPVTGYADLVRAVKARVPSMHVHAFSPMEIANGVTRSGLSVREWLTSLREAGLDTIPGTAAEILDDEVRWVLTKGKLPTSEWINVVTTAHEVGLRSSSTMMYGHVDTPKHWVGHLNVLRSIQDKTGGFTEFVPLPFVHQSSPLYLAGGARPGPTHRDNRAVHALARIMLHGRISSIQTSWVKLGVERTQVMLRGGANDLGGTLMEETISRMAGSENGSAKTVAELVAIAEGIGRPARQRTTDYSPLAA, encoded by the coding sequence GTGGCTCTGAACCCCCAGCACGGCGCCGATCTGCCCATCCCGGTCGTCCCACCGAAGCCTGCGCCAACCTCTGCGGCCCTACGGCGGGTACTGCGCCGGGCCCGTGACGGCGTGACTCTCAACGTCGACGAGGCTGCCATCGCCATGACGGCCCGCGGCGAGGATCTGGCCGATCTGTGTGCGAGCGCCGCTCGGGTGCGTGATGCGGGCCTGGAATCGGCCGGCCGGCGGGGAGCCAACGGCCGTCTGCCGGTCAGTTACTCGCGCAAGGTGTTCATCCCGGTGACGCACCTGTGCCGCGATACCTGCCACTACTGCACCTTTGTCACGGTGCCTGGCAAGCTGCGTGCGCAGGGCATGGGTATGTACATGGAGCCCGACGAGATTCTCGAGGTGGCCCGCCAGGGTGCCGAATTGGGCTGCAAGGAAGCGCTGTTCACCCTTGGTGACCGCCCGGAGGATCGCTGGGATGAGGCCCGGCAGTGGCTCGATGAGCGCGGCTACGACTCCACGCTGGATTACGTGCGCGCCATGGCCATTCGGGTGCTCGAGGAAACCGGGCTGCTGCCGCACCTGAATCCCGGCGTGATGAGCTGGTCGGAGCTGTCGCGCCTGAAGCCCGTCGCGCCGTCGATGGGCATGATGCTGGAGACCACGTCGCGGCGCTTGTTCGAGGTCAAGGGCGAGGCTCACTACGGCAGCCCGGACAAAGACCCGGCGGTGCGGCTGCGCACGCTCGACGACGCAGGCCGGCTCTCGATCCCGTTCACCACCGGCTTGCTGGTGGGTATCGGCGAGACGCTCACCGAGCGGGCCGAGACCATGCACGCGATTCGTAAGTCCCACAAGGAGTTCGGCCACGTTCAGGAAGTGATCGTGCAGAACTTCCGGGCCAAGGATCACACCGCTATGGCGTCGACGCCCGATGCCGGGATCGACGACTTCATCGCGACCATCGCGGTGACGCGCCTGGTGCTCGGGCCCAAGATGCGGATCCAGGCCCCGCCGAATCTGGTGTCGCGCGACGAATGCCTGGCGCTGATCGGCGCCGGCGTCGACGACTGGGGCGGCGTGTCACCGCTGACCCCCGATCACGTCAACCCCGAACGGCCCTGGCCGGCGCTGGACGATCTGGCTGATGTCACCGCGCAGGCCGGCTACGACCTGGTGCAGCGCCTCACCGCTCAACCGCAGTACGTACAAGCCGGCGCGGCATGGATCGACCCGCGGGTGCGCGGGCACGTCGATGCCCTGGCCGATCCCGATACCGGGTTCGCGCTGGAGGTCAACCCGGTCGGGCGGCCGTGGCAGGAGCCCGACGAGGCGTCTGAATCGTTGGGCCGGATCGATCTGCATTCGGCGATCGACTCCGAGGGCCGGCTGACGGAGACTCGCAGCGACCTGGACAGTGCGTTCGGTGACTGGGAGTCGATCCGCGCCAAGGTGCACGAGCTCGCCGCCCGGGCGCCTGAACGCATCGACACCGATGTGCTGGCCGCGCTGCGCTCGGCCGAGCGCGATCCCGGCGGCTGCAGCGACGACGAGTACCTCGCGCTGGCCACCGCGGACGGCCCGGCGCTGGAAGCTGTTACCGCACTGGCAGATTCGTTGCGCCGCGATGCCGTCGGCGACGACGTCACGTTCGTCGTCAACCGCAACATCAACTTCACCAACATCTGCTACACCGGCTGCCGGTTCTGCGCGTTCGCGCAGCGCAAGGGTGACGCCGACGCCTACTCGCTGTCCACCGACGAGGTGGCCGATCGCGCGTGGGAGGCCCATGTCGCCGGGGCCACCGAGGTCTGCATGCAAGGAGGCATCGACCCGGAGCTGCCCGTCACGGGCTATGCGGATCTGGTGCGGGCGGTCAAGGCGCGGGTGCCCTCGATGCACGTGCACGCCTTCTCACCCATGGAGATCGCCAACGGCGTGACCCGCAGCGGGCTGTCGGTGCGGGAGTGGCTGACCTCGCTTCGCGAGGCCGGGCTGGACACCATCCCGGGTACGGCCGCCGAGATCCTCGACGACGAGGTGCGCTGGGTCCTGACCAAGGGCAAGCTGCCGACGTCGGAATGGATCAACGTCGTCACCACCGCGCACGAGGTGGGCCTGCGCTCGTCGTCGACGATGATGTACGGCCACGTGGACACACCCAAGCATTGGGTGGGCCACCTCAACGTGCTGCGCTCTATTCAGGACAAGACCGGCGGCTTCACCGAGTTCGTGCCGCTGCCGTTCGTGCATCAGTCCTCGCCGCTGTATCTGGCAGGCGGGGCGCGTCCCGGCCCGACCCACCGCGACAACCGTGCCGTCCATGCATTGGCCCGGATCATGTTGCACGGCAGGATCTCGTCGATTCAGACCAGTTGGGTCAAGCTCGGTGTCGAACGCACGCAGGTGATGCTGCGCGGCGGTGCCAACGACCTGGGCGGCACGTTGATGGAGGAGACCATCTCCCGGATGGCCGGCTCCGAGAACGGGTCGGCCAAGACTGTGGCCGAGCTGGTCGCGATCGCCGAGGGCATCGGCCGCCCCGCCCGTCAGCGCACGACCGATTACTCGCCGCTCGCCGCGTAA
- a CDS encoding YceI family protein, whose amino-acid sequence MTVAVATDLTAGTWAIDPVHSSINFSVRHLMVSKVRGSFETFSGAITVAEDGTPSVSASIDVTSIDTRNEQRDAHVRSADFFDAENYPTATFVSTGVRPDGDDYIVDGDFTLKGVTKPVSLKLEFNGVNPGMGQGAVAGFEASVVLNRKDFGIDIDMPLETGGTVVGDKVTITLEIEALKQA is encoded by the coding sequence ATGACCGTCGCAGTAGCCACCGACCTGACAGCAGGCACCTGGGCCATCGACCCCGTCCACTCCTCGATCAACTTTTCGGTCCGCCACCTCATGGTGAGCAAGGTCCGCGGCAGCTTCGAGACGTTCAGCGGTGCCATCACCGTCGCCGAGGACGGCACCCCGTCCGTGAGCGCCTCCATCGACGTCACCTCGATCGACACCCGCAACGAGCAGCGCGACGCCCACGTGCGCTCCGCAGACTTCTTCGACGCCGAGAACTACCCGACTGCCACCTTCGTCTCGACCGGAGTGCGTCCCGACGGTGACGACTACATCGTCGACGGCGACTTCACCCTCAAGGGCGTGACCAAGCCGGTGTCGCTGAAGCTCGAGTTCAACGGCGTCAACCCGGGCATGGGGCAGGGCGCGGTCGCCGGCTTCGAGGCCTCGGTTGTGCTGAACCGCAAGGACTTCGGCATCGACATCGACATGCCGCTGGAGACCGGTGGCACCGTCGTCGGCGACAAGGTCACCATCACGCTGGAGATCGAGGCCCTCAAGCAGGCCTGA